The Burkholderia sp. NRF60-BP8 genomic sequence TGTTGAAGTTCGCGAGCGCGATCTGGCCGAGCACGGCGGTCTGGCCGTTCGAGTAGTTGCCGGTCAGCTTGCCGTCGGCGCCGATCGAGTAGGTCGTCAGCGTGCCGCTCGCGTAGCCGTCCTGCGCGAGGTTGTTCACGCCGTCCTTGCCGCCGTACTGCGTCGTCCCGGTCAGGTCGAGCGTGAGCTGTTGCGGCGTCGCCGAGCCGTCGGTGTTCGGCACGGTGAACTGGAACTGGCCGAGCGATGCGGTCGGCGTGGCCGGCGTGCCGGTCGTCGTGCTCGAGATCGCCCCGGCCGAATTGAACGTGATCGTGCCGAGATCGGTCGTCGCGCCGCCCTGCACGCCCGCGTACGCTTCCCACGTGCCGGCCGCCGACTTCACGAAATACATGTTGACCGCCTGCGAACCGCCGAGCGAGTCGTACACCTGGATCGCAGTCGAGTAGTTGTACGTCGTGTGGTCGTTCGGGTCGAACGGCGTCTTGGTCGGCACCGTGTCCTGCGAGTTCAGGTTGAACTGGCCGGTGATCCTGGTCGTCGCGGTCGGCGCGATGTTGGTGGTCGGCGCCTGCAGCGGCACGGTCTGCGCGGTGTTGATCACGCCGTTCTTGTCGGCCATGTACCCCATCAGGTTCATGCCCTGCGCGTTGACGATGTAGCCGTTCTTGTCGCGCTGGAACGTGCCGTCGCGCGAGTACGTCGTCACGCCGTTGTTCGACATCTGGAAGAAGCCGTTGCCGTTGATCGCGACGTCGAGCGACGAGTTCGTCGTATTGATCGTGCCCTGGCCGAACTGCTGCTGCACCGAGTTCAGCGTCGTGCCGATGCCGATCTGCGTGTTGACCGACGTCGCGACCGAGTTCGCGTACATGTCGGCGAACTGCGCGGTGCTCGACTTGAAGCCGACCGTGTTCGCGTTCGCGATGTTGTTGCCGATCACGTCGAGTGCGTTCGATGCGCCGGCGAGGCCGCTCAGACCCTGTTGATAACCCATTTCGGTCTCCGTTACGAGAAAGCTCGATCAGTTGGTGGTGGTGTCGCCGGACGAGGACGACTTGGTGTTCGGGAAGATCGACGCAACCTGGGTGAGCCCCACCGTCGTGCCGTTCGACAGCACCAGCCCCGCGGTGCCGTCCGCCTGCTTGATCACGCTCTGCACCTGCGACGCGGCCAGCACGGTCGGCGCGTAGGTCTTGCCGTCGGTGCCGGTGTACTGCGCGCTAACCGTGTAGTTGCCGTCCGGCAGCGCGTTGCCGGCCGCGTCGGTCGGCGTCCAGTTGAACGGCACGGTGCCGGCCGACTGCGCGCCCGCGTTGATCGTGTTCACGACGACGCCCGCCGAGTTCTTCACGGTGATCGTCAGGTTCGACACGTTGCTCGTGAGCGACACGCCGAACGGCGACGCCGCGCCGCTCTTCACCGCGACGCCGTTGCCCGGCGCGAGCACGTTCGTGCCGATCAGCAGCGCGGCCTGCGTCTGCTGGCCGGCCGCGAGCTGCGTCGACAGCGACGTGAGCGACGTGTTCAGTTGCGCGATGCCGCTCACCGTGTTGATCTGCGCGAGCTGCGACGTCATCTGCGAGCTGTCCACCGGGCTCGTCGGATCCTGGTTCTGCAGCTGCGTGACGAGCAGCTTCAGGAACGTCGCCTGCAGGTCGCTCGCCGACGTGCCGTTGGTCGACGACACGTTGTTGGTGTTCATCGTGTCGGTCGGCAGCGTCGACACGCTGGTGCCGTTGCTGCCGATCGTCGTGTTGGAGGAAGTCATCCTGGGTGGCCTTGTGTCGGAACTGTCGGTCCGGGTCTCGGTAGGGAAAGGTCGGGCGGCGCGCGGCTTACGAGCCGATCGTCAGCGTCTTGAGCATCAGCGTCTTCGCGGTGTTCAGCGTCTCGACGTTGGCCTGGTACGAGCGCGACGCCGAGATCATGTTCACCATCTCCTGCACCGGATCGACGTTCGGCATCTGCACGTAGCCGTTCGCGTCGGCGGCCGGGTTCGCGGGGTCGTACGTCGATTTCATCGGCGACGGGTCGTCCATCACCTTGGTCACGCGCACGCCGCCCACGCCCTGGCCCGACGCGGTGCGCGCGCCGCCGAGCGGATCGGTCGCGAACACGACCTGCTTGGCCTTGTACGGCTTGCCGTCGGGGCCGGTCGCGCTGTCGGCGTTCGCGAGGTTCGACGCGGTGACGTTCAGGCGCTGCGATTGCGCGGACAGCGCCGAACCGGCGACGCCGAAGATGTTCATCAACGAAGGCATGGAGGCTCCTTGTGCCGGGGTCCGGATTCGGACACGGCGCTTACGAGTTCGTCGTGATCGCGGCGATCATCGCCTTGATCTGCTGGGTCATCACGGTCATCCCGGTTTCGTAGTGCAGCGCGTTGTTCGCGAACTGCACGCGCTCGACGTCGAGATCGACCGTGTTGCCGTCGAGCGACGGCTGCAACGGCATCCGGTATTGCGCGCGGCCGTAGTCGTCCGACGGGCCGCCGGTCGGGATCAGCTTCGCGGTGCCGGCCATGTGGCCGGGCGCCGTCGACACCATCGACATGCCGCTCGTCACGCCGGCCGGCTGCGCCATCGGCAGTTGCGCGGCATTGCTCGGCGCCAGGCCGCCGCTCGCCTGCTTCAGCGAGCGCGCGAGCGTCGACGCGAAATCGACGTCGCGGGCCTGGTAGCCGGGCGTGTCGGCGTTCGCGATGTTCGACGACAGCAGTTCCTGCCGGTAGGCGCGCACGTCGAGCGCCTGTCGGCCGAACGCGAATTCCGCATCGAGTTTGTCCAGCATGTGTGCGTCTCTCCGTATGAAGCGCTGCACGCCCCCCGCGCCGGATGGCGACCCGAGAGGCTTTTTTCCATGACAGCGATGGTAGGCGCGGGACGCAACCGGCAATCGGACGAATAACGCGGCAAAGCCCCCCTCTATTCATCGTTTGCGCGACGGCTCGCCTCCCTAGAATGCGAATCGGATCAACGGCTTCGAGGACACGGCAATGGCACGCAGCGCATTTCGCGAATACGCCGGACGCGGCACGCGCCTGCGCCGTGCGTTCGCGCTCGCCGCGGCGCTGTGGGCCGCGGTGCCGGCCGCGCACGCGGACGACGGGACGATCGTGATTCCCGGCCGCGGCGAGACGGCGGAGACCGCGCTCGCGCACGCCAATGCGGCGAGCGGCGGGCAGTTCGGCGGGAAAGCGGGGACGAGCGCGGGTACGGGCGCGGATGCGGCCATGGGTGGTGCGGCGGGTGTCGCGGCGGGCGGTGCCGGCGGGTTGATCGGCATGGCCGGTGCGGCCGCCGGCGGCGCTTCCGGCATGCCCGGCGCCGTCGGCATGACCGCCAACGGCTACACGGCGCAGCCGGCCGGATCGATGGCGGTGACGAGCGTTCCGGCCCCTGCGCCGGTACCGGCGCCAGCACCACGCCCCGTCTACGCAGCAGCCCGCGCGAATGCCGCAAACGCCGCTTACGGCGCGCCGCGCGCCGTCGATCCCGGCGGTGTCGCGACCGTCGTTGCCGGCACCGGTACCGCCGAATCCGCGTCGCCCCCCCGGCAGGCGCTTGCCGCCCGCATCGCCGCGGCGCGCGCCGCTTCATCCGCGCCGGCCCCGCGTGCACCGGCGGCGGCCGAGCCCACGGCACAGCCGACGCCGCCCGGCCGGCAAGACCCCGAAACGATCCGGCGCGCGGCGCTCGCGTTCCTGCAGCAGCAGATCGCCGGCCTGCCCGGCAAGACCACCGCGACCGTCACGACCGCCTTTCCGCGCGGGCTCGCCGCGTGCACGACGCTCGAACCGTTCCTGCCGACCGGCGCGCGCCTGTGGGGCCGCACGACGGTCGGCGTGCGCTGCGCGGGCGAGCGGCCGTGGACCGTCTACCTGCAGGCGAAGGTCGCCGTGCAGGCCACCTATTACGTCGCCGCGCGCCAGATCGCGCCCGGCGAGCCGCTGTCCGCGGCCGACCTCGTCGCGCGCGACGGCGACCTGACGGTGCTGCCGCTCGCGGTGATCACCGATCCGGCGCAGGCGATCGGCGCGACCGCCCTCGCGCGCATCTCGGCCGGCCTGCCGCTGCGGCAGGACATGCTGAAGAGCGCCGCGTCGGTGTCGGCCGGCCAGACGGTGCGGGTCGTCGCGGCCGGCCCCGGCTTCACGATTTCGGCGGAGGGCAGCGCGCTCGCGAATGCGGCGCCGGGCCAGTCGGTGCGGGTGCGGATGGCGGCCGGGCAGATCGTCACGGCAATCGTCAAGGACGCCGGCACCGTCGAAATTCCGCTGTAGGGACGGATCTGCCGCAAGAATGTAAAGAATTGTTTATTCGGAGCATTTCGGGCGCGCGATGCTAAAGTTCGGGCCGACCCGGCCGTTATCTGGGTCAAACCGTACAGGAAACCCATCGTGAAGATCGATTCCACTCCGAAACCGAGCCCCCTCGCGCCGACCGGCACCGGCGCGGCCCGTGCGCAGTCCGGCACGGCCCAGTCGTCCGGGCAGGCAGCCGACGCTGGATCGACCGGCGGCGACACGACCGTGAACCTGTCGGGTCTGTCGGGCCAGCTGCGTTCGGTATCCGCGTCGGGCGACGCCGATATCGACACGGGCCTGGTCCAGTCGATCAAGGACGCGCTGAACAACGGCACGCTGACGATCGACGCGAACAAGATTGCCGACGGCGTATTGAACACCGCCCGCGAACTGCTGCAGCAGCAGCGCCCGCAGGGCAGCTAATCCCGGCCTCGTGGCCGGTTCACCCGGTTTGCCGGCGCGCGCAGCACTGCACGCACCGGCGCGACGAGCATGACGCGATGAGAGAAGAGCTGCTGGCCACGGTCAACGACGAACACGCGACGGTCGAAGCGTTCGCGTCCCTGCTCGTCTACGAGGAAAAGGCGCTGACGACGGCCGAGCCGCTCGAGATGCTGCCCGGGATCGTCGAGAAGAAAAGCGCGCTGATCGACCGGCTCGCGCAGCTCGAACGCACGCGCGACACGCAGCTTTCCGCGCTCGGCTT encodes the following:
- the flgE gene encoding flagellar hook protein FlgE, whose translation is MGYQQGLSGLAGASNALDVIGNNIANANTVGFKSSTAQFADMYANSVATSVNTQIGIGTTLNSVQQQFGQGTINTTNSSLDVAINGNGFFQMSNNGVTTYSRDGTFQRDKNGYIVNAQGMNLMGYMADKNGVINTAQTVPLQAPTTNIAPTATTRITGQFNLNSQDTVPTKTPFDPNDHTTYNYSTAIQVYDSLGGSQAVNMYFVKSAAGTWEAYAGVQGGATTDLGTITFNSAGAISSTTTGTPATPTASLGQFQFTVPNTDGSATPQQLTLDLTGTTQYGGKDGVNNLAQDGYASGTLTTYSIGADGKLTGNYSNGQTAVLGQIALANFNNPNGLVNLGGNQYAESAASGVPQISAPGSTNHGTLQGSALENSNVDLTSQLVNLITAQRNYQANAQTIKTQQTVDQTLINL
- a CDS encoding flagellar hook assembly protein FlgD, with translation MTSSNTTIGSNGTSVSTLPTDTMNTNNVSSTNGTSASDLQATFLKLLVTQLQNQDPTSPVDSSQMTSQLAQINTVSGIAQLNTSLTSLSTQLAAGQQTQAALLIGTNVLAPGNGVAVKSGAASPFGVSLTSNVSNLTITVKNSAGVVVNTINAGAQSAGTVPFNWTPTDAAGNALPDGNYTVSAQYTGTDGKTYAPTVLAASQVQSVIKQADGTAGLVLSNGTTVGLTQVASIFPNTKSSSSGDTTTN
- the flgC gene encoding flagellar basal body rod protein FlgC — encoded protein: MPSLMNIFGVAGSALSAQSQRLNVTASNLANADSATGPDGKPYKAKQVVFATDPLGGARTASGQGVGGVRVTKVMDDPSPMKSTYDPANPAADANGYVQMPNVDPVQEMVNMISASRSYQANVETLNTAKTLMLKTLTIGS
- the flgB gene encoding flagellar basal body rod protein FlgB codes for the protein MLDKLDAEFAFGRQALDVRAYRQELLSSNIANADTPGYQARDVDFASTLARSLKQASGGLAPSNAAQLPMAQPAGVTSGMSMVSTAPGHMAGTAKLIPTGGPSDDYGRAQYRMPLQPSLDGNTVDLDVERVQFANNALHYETGMTVMTQQIKAMIAAITTNS
- the flgA gene encoding flagellar basal body P-ring formation chaperone FlgA is translated as MARSAFREYAGRGTRLRRAFALAAALWAAVPAAHADDGTIVIPGRGETAETALAHANAASGGQFGGKAGTSAGTGADAAMGGAAGVAAGGAGGLIGMAGAAAGGASGMPGAVGMTANGYTAQPAGSMAVTSVPAPAPVPAPAPRPVYAAARANAANAAYGAPRAVDPGGVATVVAGTGTAESASPPRQALAARIAAARAASSAPAPRAPAAAEPTAQPTPPGRQDPETIRRAALAFLQQQIAGLPGKTTATVTTAFPRGLAACTTLEPFLPTGARLWGRTTVGVRCAGERPWTVYLQAKVAVQATYYVAARQIAPGEPLSAADLVARDGDLTVLPLAVITDPAQAIGATALARISAGLPLRQDMLKSAASVSAGQTVRVVAAGPGFTISAEGSALANAAPGQSVRVRMAAGQIVTAIVKDAGTVEIPL
- the flgM gene encoding flagellar biosynthesis anti-sigma factor FlgM, with translation MKIDSTPKPSPLAPTGTGAARAQSGTAQSSGQAADAGSTGGDTTVNLSGLSGQLRSVSASGDADIDTGLVQSIKDALNNGTLTIDANKIADGVLNTARELLQQQRPQGS